The following proteins are encoded in a genomic region of Gossypium hirsutum isolate 1008001.06 chromosome D05, Gossypium_hirsutum_v2.1, whole genome shotgun sequence:
- the LOC107903517 gene encoding G-type lectin S-receptor-like serine/threonine-protein kinase At4g27290, with protein MVEFNISKKNMATMRKFPCISLLIFSCLYLQAYNGTVSATDTLFQGQNMTASGQLTSSANTFELGFFSLGSTNVYLVIRMKNVPTKDIVWVANRDLPFTGSSMILTINGDGYLVIVNDRTTYRVSDDPSSSQNVSATLLDSGNLVLRNGNLDILWQSFDYPSNMFLPGMKLGYNKKTGKVWSLTSWLDEEDPNKGKYELKMDPTNSNAVKLIRGSEPIWSSGPWNGHIFVSMPEMRLDYIFNYSLYSDENETYFSYSLYNPGTITRFILDVEGHIKEYALLESTQGWFLFWSQPRQYCGVLNICGSFSNCSVETASCQCLRGFYPLENRQGQNGGCMRSMPLTCNKDGFIKMNDVTYPLSSTQQINATNPFPYSGPQVSSSHKDSCKEACLNNCSCSAYAYNTSGHCLRWYGDIVDLRQLSSKDPNGHTIFLKLSASEFNNGRGASKYLWIVAIPAVLLVLLQASYVVIRWKKSFKNKGNREDPSQDILLFDMEMSITTSSGEFSGSENSGKQRKDPAFPLFSFASVSTATENFSLENKLGEGGFGPVHKGKLLNGKEIAVKRLSKRSGQGLEELKNETMLIAKLQHRNLVRLLGCCLEQGEKILIYEFMPNKSLDLFLFGSDIEGLLDWGTRVRIIEGIAQGLLYLHQYSRLRIIHRDLKASNILLDNEMNPKISDFGLARMFGDAKLQANTNRIVGTYGYMSPEYAMEGLFSIKSDVFSFGVLLLEIISGKKSTGFYHCSSLNLVGHAWELWKGDRVVELMDPKLKDQIPCRMQQRYVNVALLCVQEMAADRPTMSEVVAMLTNELTVLNSPKKPAFSNARNMTNSSNQPANFSVNNVTVSSMEPR; from the exons ATGGTTGAGTTCAATATTAGCAAAAAGAACATGGCAACCATGAGAAAATTTCCATGCATTTCCTTGCTTATTTTTTCATGCCTTTACTTGCAGGCTTACAATGGAACAGTTTCAGCCACCGATACTCTTTTCCAAGGTCAAAACATGACGGCCTCAGGTCAGTTAACATCTTCTGCAAATACCTTTGAATTAGGGTTCTTTTCACTAGGATCAACGAATGTATATCTGGTGATTCGGATGAAGAATGTTCCAACCAAGGATATTGTGTGGGTTGCCAATAGAGACCTTCCTTTCACTGGTTCATCCATGATCCTCACCATCAATGGCGATGGATACCTTGTGATTGTGAATGACAGAACAACTTATAGAGTGAGTGATGATCCATCATCAAGCCAAAACGTTAGCGCAACGCTTTTAGATTCTGGGAATTTGGTTTTAAGAAACGGGAACCTTGATATACTATGGCAGAGCTTTGATTACCCTTCAAACATGTTTTTGCCTGGGATGAAGCTTGGTTACAATAAGAAAACTGGAAAAGTTTGGTCTTTAACATCTTGGTTAGATGAAGAGGACCCAAATAAAGGGAAGTATGAGTTGAAAATGGATCCTACAAATTCAAATGCAGTGAAACTCATTAGGGGTAGTGAACCGATATGGAGTAGTGGGCCTTGGAATGGGCATATTTTTGTTTCGATGCCTGAAATGAGATTGGACTACATCTTCAACTACAGCTTGTATAGCGACGAAAACGAAACGTATTTTTCGTATTCACTTTATAATCCTGGAACTATAACTAGATTCATCCTCGATGTCGAAGGACATATTAAAGAATATGCGTTGCTTGAAAGTACTCAAGGATGGTTTTTGTTTTGGTCTCAACCAAGACAATATTGTGGCGTTTTAAACATTTGTGGTTCATTCAGCAACTGTAGTGTCGAAACCGCCAGTTGTCAGTGCTTGCGAGGTTTTTATCCATTGGAGAATCGACAAGGCCAGAATGGTGGATGTATGAGGAGTATGCCCCTAACATGTAATAAAGACGGTTTCATAAAGATGAATGATGTGACTTATCCTCTAAGTTCTACTCAGCAAATCAATGCAACAAATCCTTTTCCATATTCAGGACCTCAAGTTTCGAGCTCCCACAAGGATTCATGCAAAGAAGCTTGCTTGAATAACTGCAGTTGCAGTGCATATGCATACAACACAAGTGGCCATTGCTTACGATGGTATGGTGACATTGTTGATCTTCGACAACTTTCATCAAAGGACCCTAATGGACATACAATCTTTCTCAAACTCTCAGCTTCTGAATTCAACAATGGCAGAG GAGCCAGTAAGTACCTCTGGATAGTTGCAATTCCTGCTGTTCTACTGGTGCTTCTTCAAGCATCTTACGTTGTTATTCGGTGGAAGAAGAGTTTTAAAAACAAAG GGAACAGAGAAGATCCAAGTCAGGATATACTACTCTTTGATATGGAGATGAGCATCACAACGAGTAGCGGTGAATTTTCAGGTTCTGAAAACTCTGGAAAACAGAGGAAGGACCCTGCATTTCCGTTGTTTAGCTTTGCTAGCGTATCGACAGCTACCGAAAACTTCTCATTGGAGAATAAGCTAGGAGAGGGGGGATTTGGACCTGTTCATAAG GGAAAACTATTAAATGGAAAAGAAATAGCAGTGAAAAGGCTTTCGAAACGGTCCGGACAAGGGCTCGAAGAGTTGAAAAACGAGACGATGCTTATAGCAAAGCTTCAACACAGGAACCTTGTTAGACTATTAGGTTGCTGTTTAGAACAAGGAGAAAAGATATTGATCTATGAGTTCATGCCCAACAAAAGCTTGGATTTATTTCTTTTCG GTTCAGACATTGAAGGATTACTAGACTGGGGAACAAGAGTTCGAATAATCGAGGGGATTGCGCAAGGGCTTCTGTATCTTCACCAATATTCAAGATTACGAATCATACATCGAGATCTTAAGGCAAGCAATATCCTGTTAGACAATGAAATGAACCCGAAAATATCAGATTTCGGATTGGCAAGAATGTTTGGCGATGCGAAGTTACAAGCAAATACTAATAGGATTGTAGGAACTTA TGGCTATATGTCGCCTGAATACGCCATGGAGGGTCTTTTCTCCATTAAATCTGATGTGTTCAGCTTCGGTGTGCTGCTGTTGGAGATAATAAGTGGCAAGAAGAGCACTGGCTTTTACCACTGCAGTTCTCTTAATCTAGTTGGACAT GCATGGGAACTGTGGAAAGGAGATAGAGTTGTTGAGTTGATGGATCCTAAATTGAAGGACCAGATTCCATGTCGTATGCAGCAGAGATACGTTAATGTGGCTCTTCTTTGTGTTCAAGAAATGGCAGCCGATAGACCGACAATGTCGGAAGTTGTTGCGATGCTTACCAATGAGCTCACGGTTCTAAATTCTCCCAAAAAGCCTGCTTTCTCTAATGCTAGGAATATGACAAATAGTTCAAATCAGCCTGCAAATTTTTCAGTGAATAACGTCACAGTTTCTTCGATGGAACCTCGATAG
- the LOC107903522 gene encoding rRNA biogenesis protein RRP5, which translates to MYFLFQPASSRKKYFKFFNNFVLSSRNANLSIWYFLLLQYLFFQFLFLEISHVIVDIEGNNIVLSAKFSLISSAEQLPSNINQIRPNTVVHGYVCNLIETGCFVRFLGRLTGFSPRSKAMDDHKADLSKAFYIGQSVLCNIVDVNSETARITLSLKQSCCSSTDATFIQEYFILEEKIARLQSLGSDRWF; encoded by the exons ATGTACTTTCTGTTTCAACCTGCATCTTCAAGAAagaaatattttaagttttttaataattttgtccTTTCTTCTAGGAATGCTAATTTGTCCATATGGTACTTTCTTTTGCTTCAGTatttatttttccaatttctGTTTCTTGAGATTTCTCATGTTATTGTAGATATTGAGGGCAATAATATTGTACTCTCTGCAAAATTCTCTCTCATAAGTTCGGCTGAACAACTGCCTTCTAATATCAATCAGATCCGACCTAACACAGTGGTTCAT GGCTATGTTTGTAATTTAATTGAAACTGGTTGCTTTGTCCGCTTTCTTGGGCGTTTAACTGGTTTCTCACCTCGAAGCAAG GCAATGGATGACCATAAAGCTGATCTCTCGAAAGCCTTTTACATTGGCCAATCTGTTCTCTGTAATATAGTCGAT GTAAATAGTGAAACAGCAAGAATAACACTTTCTTTGAAGCAATCATGTTGTTCTTCAACAGATGCAACCTTTATTCAAGAATACTTTATTTTAGAGGAGAAG